In the Candidatus Hydrogenedentota bacterium genome, one interval contains:
- a CDS encoding family 43 glycosylhydrolase translates to MLSNVAPNIVVALLAFGLFSDACAVQEQDAFQPGKLWCDSSGNRINAHGGCVLYHLGIYYWYGEHKIEGLSEAEHADGGVHCYASKDLMNWHDMGMMIRLDRPETEDLTHECNSDRPKVVYNESTREFVMFFKLYLRGMGSRVAFVAVATSSSPTGPFNYRHKFLGGNSPEGTGDFAMFKDDDGCLYHLAVRKPDKAFVMGKMRDDYLFPAGEYTVCEGITQGTEAPALVKKDGEYIMLASGSSGWKPNTARAFSATSLNGPWSAHGNPVSGMNPHNGLDAALTFGGQSHFILKVEGRKDAYIAMFDINKPEHPYESGYIWLPIFFNGPEMSIPWMDAWNLEVFNQ, encoded by the coding sequence ATGTTGAGCAATGTCGCCCCAAATATAGTTGTTGCACTGCTTGCATTTGGCTTGTTTTCAGATGCATGCGCCGTACAGGAACAGGACGCGTTCCAACCGGGAAAACTTTGGTGTGATTCATCAGGCAATAGAATTAATGCCCATGGCGGATGCGTGCTTTATCATCTTGGCATCTACTACTGGTATGGCGAACATAAGATTGAGGGATTGTCCGAAGCGGAGCATGCTGATGGCGGCGTTCATTGTTATGCATCAAAGGATCTTATGAACTGGCATGATATGGGCATGATGATTCGTCTGGATCGTCCCGAGACCGAAGACCTTACCCATGAGTGCAATTCAGACCGCCCCAAGGTGGTGTATAATGAAAGCACCCGTGAGTTTGTTATGTTTTTCAAGCTTTATTTGCGCGGCATGGGGTCCCGGGTCGCTTTTGTTGCGGTGGCCACTTCTTCAAGCCCAACCGGGCCATTCAATTACCGCCATAAGTTTCTCGGTGGCAATTCACCGGAGGGCACGGGCGACTTCGCCATGTTTAAAGATGACGATGGTTGCCTATACCACCTTGCCGTCCGTAAGCCAGACAAGGCTTTCGTGATGGGTAAAATGCGGGACGACTATCTGTTTCCGGCAGGGGAATACACGGTCTGTGAAGGCATCACACAAGGTACGGAAGCGCCGGCACTTGTTAAGAAAGACGGCGAATACATCATGCTGGCTTCCGGTTCCTCAGGCTGGAAACCAAACACTGCTCGCGCCTTTTCCGCCACGTCGCTCAATGGTCCTTGGTCGGCGCATGGGAATCCCGTTTCAGGCATGAACCCGCATAACGGACTTGATGCGGCTCTGACCTTTGGCGGACAATCGCACTTTATTCTAAAGGTGGAAGGCAGAAAGGATGCTTATATCGCCATGTTCGATATTAACAAACCTGAACATCCCTATGAGAGCGGCTATATCTGGCTTCCCATCTTTTTTAATGGTCCCGAGATGTCTATTCCTTGGATGGACGCATGGAATCTTGAGGTTTTCAACCAATAA